In the Streptomyces sp. f51 genome, one interval contains:
- a CDS encoding GMC oxidoreductase has product MSQHEETYDYVVIGGGTAGSVIASRLTENPDVSVAVIEGGPSDVGREDVLTLRRWMGLLGGELDYDYPTTEQPRGNSHIRHSRARVLGGCSSHNTLIAFKPLPSDWDEWEAAGAKGWGAAGMEEYYARLLNNIVPVDEKDRNAIARDFVDAARSALDVPLVEGFNRQPFTEGAGFFDLAYHPEDNKRSSASVAYLHPVMDERPNLTLLLETWAYKLELEGKRVTGVHVRTKDDEEVLVRARREVLLCAGAVDSPRLLLHSGIGPAGDLEELDIPVAHDLPGVGENLLDHPESVIVWETHGPIPENSAMDSDAGLFVRRDPEQPGPDLMFHFYQIPFTDNPERIGYERPAHGVSMTPNIPKPRSRGRLYLTSADPTVKPALDFRYFTDEEDYDGRTLVDGIRIAREIARAEPLAGWLKREVCPGPDVTGDEELSAYARQVAHTVYHPAGTCRMGGLLDELAVVDPELRVRGLDGIRIADASVFPAMPAVNPMIGVLMVGEKAAELIGGDAR; this is encoded by the coding sequence ATGTCCCAGCACGAGGAAACGTACGACTACGTCGTCATCGGCGGCGGCACCGCGGGCTCCGTGATCGCGTCCCGCCTCACCGAGAACCCGGATGTCAGCGTCGCCGTCATCGAGGGCGGCCCCAGCGACGTGGGACGCGAGGACGTCCTCACCCTGCGCCGCTGGATGGGCCTGCTCGGCGGGGAGCTCGACTACGACTACCCGACCACCGAACAGCCGCGCGGCAACTCGCACATCCGGCACAGCCGTGCCCGGGTGCTCGGAGGCTGCTCGTCGCACAACACGCTGATCGCGTTCAAGCCCCTGCCGTCCGACTGGGACGAGTGGGAGGCGGCCGGCGCCAAGGGCTGGGGCGCGGCGGGGATGGAGGAGTACTACGCGCGGCTCCTGAACAACATCGTCCCCGTCGACGAGAAGGACCGGAACGCCATCGCGCGGGACTTCGTGGACGCGGCCCGGTCCGCCCTCGACGTCCCGCTGGTCGAGGGCTTCAACCGGCAGCCGTTCACCGAGGGCGCCGGCTTCTTCGACCTCGCCTACCACCCCGAGGACAACAAGCGGTCGAGCGCCTCGGTCGCGTATCTCCACCCCGTGATGGACGAACGGCCCAACCTGACGCTCCTGCTGGAGACGTGGGCGTACAAGCTGGAGCTGGAGGGGAAGCGCGTCACGGGCGTGCACGTCAGGACCAAGGACGACGAGGAGGTCCTCGTCCGGGCGCGCCGCGAGGTCCTGCTGTGCGCGGGAGCCGTCGACTCGCCCCGCCTGCTGCTGCACTCAGGCATCGGACCCGCCGGTGACCTGGAGGAACTGGACATCCCCGTCGCGCACGATCTGCCGGGCGTCGGCGAGAACCTGCTCGACCACCCCGAGTCGGTGATCGTCTGGGAGACGCACGGGCCGATTCCGGAGAACTCCGCGATGGACTCCGACGCGGGACTCTTCGTCCGGCGGGACCCCGAACAGCCGGGCCCCGACCTGATGTTCCACTTCTACCAGATCCCCTTCACGGACAATCCGGAGCGCATCGGCTACGAACGCCCCGCGCACGGCGTCTCGATGACCCCCAACATCCCCAAGCCGCGCAGCCGCGGCCGCCTCTACCTCACCAGCGCGGACCCGACCGTCAAACCCGCCCTGGACTTCCGGTACTTCACGGACGAGGAGGACTACGACGGCCGTACCCTCGTCGACGGCATCAGGATCGCCCGCGAGATCGCCAGGGCCGAACCACTGGCCGGCTGGCTCAAGCGTGAGGTCTGCCCAGGGCCCGACGTCACCGGGGACGAGGAACTGAGCGCGTACGCACGCCAGGTCGCGCACACCGTGTACCACCCGGCCGGCACCTGCCGGATGGGCGGGCTCCTGGACGAACTCGCCGTGGTGGACCCCGAACTGCGGGTCCGCGGCCTGGACGGCATCCGGATCGCCGACGCCTCCGTGTTCCCCGCCATGCCCGCGGTGAACCCGATGATCGGGGTGCTCATGGTCGGCGAGAAGGCCGCCGAGCTGATCGGTGGTGACGCGCGATGA
- a CDS encoding glycine betaine/L-proline ABC transporter ATP-binding protein has translation MNTPTENTQSTGSTESTANTESTESTANTESAESTANAVPTTAENTAAPGTVFSVRGLWKVFGPKADRVPGDPELASLDAAGLREATGCTAAVRDVGFDVRKGEVFVVMGLSGSGKSTLVRCLTRLIEPTSGSLAIDGEDVLAMDKGRLRELRRHRAAMVFQHFGLLPHRTVLDNVAYGLEIQGVPREERRARAAEVVAKVGLEGMEQRRPAELSGGQQQRVGLARALAVDPEVLLFDEPFSALDPMIRRDMQDEVVRLHREEGRTMVFITHDLTEALRLGDRIALMRDGRIVQLGTPEEIVGSPADAYVREFVRDVPREQVMTVRTAMRPGDCGGPDHPGALAPDTVVADAIKAVARTGRAACVVRDGRCLGVVDHERLLQVVAGPDTIGEAA, from the coding sequence ATGAACACACCCACCGAGAACACGCAGAGCACCGGGAGCACGGAGAGCACCGCGAACACCGAGAGCACGGAGAGCACCGCGAACACCGAGAGCGCCGAGAGCACCGCGAACGCCGTGCCCACGACCGCCGAGAACACCGCCGCCCCCGGCACCGTCTTCTCCGTGCGCGGTCTGTGGAAGGTGTTCGGACCCAAAGCCGACCGTGTTCCCGGCGACCCCGAACTCGCCTCCCTGGACGCCGCCGGACTGCGCGAGGCCACCGGCTGCACCGCCGCCGTCCGTGACGTCGGCTTCGACGTGCGCAAGGGCGAGGTCTTCGTCGTCATGGGCCTGTCCGGCTCCGGCAAGTCCACCCTCGTACGCTGCCTCACCCGGCTGATCGAACCCACCTCGGGCAGCCTCGCGATCGACGGCGAGGACGTCCTCGCGATGGACAAGGGCCGGCTGCGCGAACTGCGCCGCCACCGCGCCGCCATGGTCTTCCAGCACTTCGGCCTGCTGCCGCACCGCACGGTCCTCGACAACGTGGCCTACGGCCTGGAGATCCAGGGCGTCCCGCGCGAGGAACGCCGGGCGAGGGCCGCCGAGGTCGTCGCCAAGGTCGGCCTGGAGGGCATGGAGCAGCGCAGGCCCGCGGAACTCTCCGGCGGTCAGCAGCAGCGCGTCGGGCTGGCCCGCGCGCTCGCCGTCGACCCCGAGGTCCTGCTCTTCGACGAGCCGTTCAGCGCGCTCGACCCGATGATCCGGCGCGACATGCAGGACGAGGTCGTGCGGCTGCACCGCGAGGAGGGCCGCACGATGGTCTTCATCACCCACGACCTGACCGAGGCCCTGCGCCTCGGCGACCGCATCGCCCTGATGCGCGACGGCCGGATCGTCCAGCTCGGCACCCCGGAGGAGATCGTCGGCTCCCCGGCCGACGCCTACGTCCGCGAGTTCGTCCGGGACGTGCCCCGCGAGCAGGTCATGACGGTCCGCACGGCCATGCGCCCCGGGGACTGCGGCGGCCCCGACCACCCCGGCGCGCTCGCCCCCGACACCGTGGTCGCCGACGCGATCAAGGCCGTCGCCCGCACCGGCCGGGCCGCCTGCGTCGTGCGCGACGGCCGCTGCCTCGGCGTCGTCGACCACGAGCGGCTGCTCCAGGTCGTCGCCGGCCCGGACACGATCGGGGAGGCGGCGTGA
- a CDS encoding ABC transporter permease subunit, giving the protein MAAVTATPPRTVLPGRLRHPAVGKLAVLAVVAAVLVPLAEARWSGGSWPHALTVDLTGPLGRAGDWIIDNRDSHPLFLYFFGYVSNAVVLSVRAVYLLLLAAGWAGVTALAALVAWRAAGVRQALGAGAAFLVCGLLGMWVPTMQTLAVMTVAVLASVVLGLLLGLAAGLSERTHRALRPVLDTMQVLPAFAYLLPVVLVFGIGVPAAVLATVVYAAPPMARLTALGLRDADEGVMEAVASLGATARQRLLTARLPLARKELLLGLNQTIMMALSMAVIASVIGAGGLGDRVYQALASVDVGAALSAGIPIVLLAVVLDRVTAAAGERIGAVGANPPRLYTALAALAVVAVALTGRLTGSPDWPDAWVVNIAEPVNSAVDWMTGHLYSGVPYIGGTADWAGHFTTWVLDPLRDGLQWLPWWAVLLTVAALAWLIGTWRTALTAVLAMAAIGVLGAWKPSLDTLSQVLAAVAVTLVLGFATGIAAARSERFERLLRPVLDVFQTMPQFVYLIPVVALFGVGRAPAVAAAVVYALPAVIRITTQGLRAVDPAALESARSLGATAGQQLRQVQLPLARPALLLAVNQGVVLVLAVVIIGGLVGGGALGYDVVFGLAQGDLATGLVAGAAIVCLGLMLDRVTQPTGRRAKKGA; this is encoded by the coding sequence ATGGCGGCTGTCACCGCAACCCCTCCCCGTACGGTCCTGCCCGGACGCCTGCGGCATCCGGCCGTCGGCAAGCTCGCGGTCCTCGCCGTCGTCGCGGCGGTGCTCGTGCCGCTCGCCGAGGCCCGCTGGTCCGGCGGCAGCTGGCCGCACGCCCTGACCGTCGACCTGACCGGACCGCTCGGCCGCGCCGGCGACTGGATCATCGACAACCGCGACAGCCACCCGCTGTTCCTGTACTTCTTCGGCTACGTCAGCAACGCCGTCGTCCTGTCCGTACGCGCCGTCTATCTGCTGCTCCTCGCGGCCGGCTGGGCCGGAGTGACCGCCCTGGCCGCGCTGGTGGCCTGGCGGGCCGCCGGAGTGCGCCAGGCGCTCGGCGCCGGTGCCGCGTTCCTCGTCTGCGGACTGCTCGGCATGTGGGTGCCCACGATGCAGACGCTGGCGGTCATGACGGTCGCCGTGCTCGCCTCCGTCGTGCTCGGCCTGCTGCTCGGCCTCGCCGCCGGGCTCTCCGAGCGCACCCACCGCGCGCTGCGCCCCGTCCTCGACACCATGCAGGTGCTCCCGGCCTTCGCGTATCTGCTGCCCGTCGTGCTGGTCTTCGGCATCGGCGTCCCCGCAGCCGTGCTCGCCACCGTCGTCTACGCCGCCCCGCCCATGGCCCGCCTCACCGCGCTCGGCCTGCGCGACGCGGACGAGGGCGTGATGGAGGCCGTCGCCTCGCTCGGCGCCACCGCCCGCCAGCGCCTGCTGACCGCCCGCCTTCCGCTGGCCCGCAAGGAACTCCTCCTGGGCCTCAACCAGACGATCATGATGGCGCTGTCCATGGCCGTCATCGCCTCCGTGATCGGCGCCGGCGGCCTCGGCGACCGCGTCTACCAGGCCCTCGCCTCGGTGGACGTGGGCGCCGCCCTCTCCGCGGGCATCCCGATCGTCCTGCTGGCCGTCGTCCTCGACCGGGTCACGGCCGCCGCCGGCGAGCGGATCGGAGCGGTCGGCGCGAACCCGCCCCGGCTGTACACGGCGCTCGCCGCCCTCGCCGTCGTGGCCGTCGCCCTCACCGGCCGTCTCACGGGCAGCCCCGACTGGCCCGACGCCTGGGTGGTGAACATCGCCGAGCCGGTCAACAGCGCCGTCGACTGGATGACCGGCCACCTCTACTCGGGCGTCCCGTACATCGGCGGCACCGCCGACTGGGCGGGCCACTTCACCACCTGGGTCCTCGACCCGCTCCGGGACGGACTCCAGTGGCTGCCCTGGTGGGCCGTGCTGCTGACCGTCGCCGCCCTGGCCTGGCTGATCGGCACCTGGCGCACCGCGCTCACCGCCGTCCTCGCCATGGCCGCGATCGGTGTCCTGGGCGCGTGGAAGCCGTCCCTCGACACGCTCTCCCAGGTGCTCGCGGCGGTCGCCGTCACCCTGGTGCTCGGCTTCGCCACCGGGATCGCGGCCGCGCGCAGCGAACGCTTCGAGCGTCTGCTGCGGCCCGTCCTCGACGTCTTCCAGACCATGCCGCAGTTCGTCTACCTCATCCCCGTCGTCGCGCTGTTCGGTGTCGGGCGCGCCCCCGCCGTCGCCGCCGCGGTCGTCTACGCGCTGCCCGCCGTCATCCGCATCACCACCCAGGGACTGCGGGCCGTCGACCCCGCCGCACTGGAGTCGGCCCGCTCCCTCGGTGCGACCGCCGGGCAGCAACTGCGCCAGGTCCAGCTCCCGTTGGCACGGCCCGCGCTGCTGCTGGCCGTCAACCAGGGCGTCGTCCTGGTCCTCGCCGTGGTCATCATCGGCGGTCTGGTCGGCGGTGGCGCGCTCGGCTACGACGTCGTGTTCGGCCTGGCCCAGGGCGACCTGGCCACCGGACTGGTGGCCGGCGCCGCGATCGTCTGCCTCGGACTGATGCTCGACCGGGTGACCCAGCCGACCGGGCGCCGCGCCAAGAAGGGAGCGTGA
- a CDS encoding ABC transporter substrate-binding protein, whose amino-acid sequence MRLRTTSVVAGASALLLLTGCGAADMTKQASPFANARGARTVTLSVQSWVGAQSNVAVAQYLLEHEMGYRVDTVQVDEVPAWDALSQGRVDAILEDWGHPDQEKRYVQDKRTIAPGGDLGVTGHIGWYVPTYFAKQHPDVTDWRNLDKYADRLRTPESGGKGQLLDGSPSYVTNDKALVNNLKLNYQVVFAGSEAAQITQMKQFAKEKKPFLTYWYSPQWLFEKVPMTEVRLPAYKEGCDADAAKVACAYPHTPLKKYLNADFARTGGKAAAFLKKFRWTTGDQNEVSLMIANDKLTPQEAAKKWVERHRSTWKAWLPS is encoded by the coding sequence ATGCGACTTCGTACGACATCCGTGGTGGCCGGGGCCTCGGCCCTGCTGCTGCTCACCGGCTGCGGCGCCGCCGACATGACCAAGCAGGCCTCGCCCTTCGCGAACGCCCGGGGCGCGCGGACGGTGACCCTGTCCGTGCAGTCGTGGGTCGGCGCCCAGTCCAACGTGGCCGTCGCGCAGTACCTCCTCGAACACGAGATGGGATATCGCGTCGACACCGTGCAGGTCGACGAGGTGCCCGCCTGGGACGCCCTCAGCCAGGGCCGTGTCGACGCCATCCTGGAGGACTGGGGGCACCCCGACCAGGAGAAGCGGTACGTCCAGGACAAGAGGACGATCGCGCCCGGTGGCGACCTGGGCGTGACCGGTCACATCGGCTGGTACGTGCCGACGTACTTCGCGAAGCAGCATCCCGACGTCACGGACTGGAGGAACCTGGACAAGTACGCCGACCGGCTCCGCACCCCCGAGAGCGGCGGCAAGGGACAGCTCCTCGACGGCTCCCCTTCGTACGTCACCAACGACAAGGCGCTGGTGAACAACCTGAAGCTGAACTACCAGGTCGTGTTCGCCGGTTCGGAAGCCGCGCAGATCACGCAGATGAAGCAGTTCGCGAAGGAGAAGAAGCCCTTCCTCACGTACTGGTACTCGCCGCAGTGGCTGTTCGAGAAGGTCCCCATGACCGAGGTGAGGCTGCCCGCCTACAAGGAGGGCTGCGACGCCGACGCGGCGAAGGTCGCCTGCGCCTACCCGCACACCCCGCTGAAGAAGTACCTGAACGCCGACTTCGCGCGGACCGGCGGCAAGGCCGCGGCGTTCCTGAAGAAGTTCCGGTGGACCACCGGGGACCAGAACGAGGTCTCCCTGATGATCGCCAACGACAAGCTGACCCCGCAGGAGGCGGCGAAGAAGTGGGTGGAGCGCCACCGGTCGACCTGGAAGGCGTGGCTGCCGTCGTGA
- a CDS encoding isocitrate lyase/phosphoenolpyruvate mutase family protein, giving the protein MTSGAERFRALHHMRVPGDPLVLPGPWDAASARVFADAGFPALATPSAGVAASLGYADGQTPADEMFAAVGRIARSVDVPVSADVEGGYGLAPRELVERLLEAGAVGCNLEDSEGGVLKDADRHADWLAEVRDAAADLLFLNARVDVFAYGDGDPGQAVRRAALYVAAGADCVYPIGAPAEVLPLLRSGIQGPLNAFARIDGASPAELGELGATRVTFGPGLQRRAAEALGDVAAGLRS; this is encoded by the coding sequence GTGACGAGCGGCGCGGAGCGGTTCCGGGCGCTGCACCACATGCGGGTGCCGGGCGATCCGCTGGTGCTGCCCGGCCCCTGGGACGCGGCGAGCGCCCGGGTGTTCGCGGACGCAGGCTTCCCCGCGCTCGCCACGCCGAGCGCCGGGGTGGCCGCCTCGCTGGGGTACGCGGACGGACAGACGCCCGCCGACGAGATGTTCGCCGCCGTCGGGCGGATCGCCCGGTCCGTGGACGTGCCGGTGTCGGCCGATGTCGAGGGCGGCTACGGCCTGGCGCCCCGGGAGCTGGTGGAGCGGCTGCTGGAGGCGGGGGCCGTGGGCTGCAACCTCGAGGACTCCGAGGGCGGAGTCCTCAAGGACGCGGACCGGCACGCCGACTGGCTGGCCGAGGTGCGGGACGCCGCGGCGGACCTGCTCTTCCTGAACGCCCGGGTCGACGTCTTCGCGTACGGCGACGGCGATCCGGGGCAGGCCGTCCGGCGGGCCGCGCTGTACGTCGCGGCCGGTGCGGACTGCGTGTACCCGATCGGGGCCCCGGCCGAGGTGCTTCCGCTGCTGCGGTCCGGCATCCAGGGGCCCTTGAACGCCTTCGCCAGGATCGACGGGGCGTCCCCGGCCGAACTGGGTGAACTGGGCGCCACACGCGTCACGTTCGGCCCCGGGCTACAGCGCCGGGCGGCCGAGGCGCTGGGGGACGTCGCGGCGGGGCTGCGGTCCTGA
- a CDS encoding carboxymuconolactone decarboxylase family protein, whose amino-acid sequence MTTQDTTTQHTPTTPDAPAAGAPYAPEHSPRLAWAELAPDVYKAMVRLDAAARRGVDPTLLELVKIRASQLNHCAFCLDMHTKDALAAGESVERIVQLGAWEESRHFYTEKEIAAIELTEAVTVITEGFVPDAVYERAARHFEEADLAQLIASITVINAWNRFAVTCRMVPGHYRPGGHR is encoded by the coding sequence ATGACGACGCAGGACACGACCACGCAGCACACCCCGACGACCCCGGACGCCCCCGCCGCGGGCGCGCCGTACGCGCCCGAGCACTCCCCCCGGCTGGCCTGGGCCGAACTGGCCCCCGACGTCTACAAGGCGATGGTCAGGCTCGACGCGGCGGCCCGGCGCGGGGTGGACCCCACGCTCCTCGAACTGGTGAAGATCCGCGCCTCGCAGCTCAACCACTGCGCGTTCTGCCTGGACATGCACACCAAGGACGCGCTCGCGGCGGGCGAGAGCGTCGAGCGGATCGTCCAGCTCGGCGCGTGGGAGGAGTCGCGGCACTTCTACACGGAGAAGGAGATCGCGGCGATCGAGCTGACCGAGGCCGTCACGGTGATCACTGAGGGCTTCGTGCCGGACGCGGTGTACGAGCGCGCCGCCCGGCACTTCGAGGAGGCCGACCTGGCCCAGCTGATCGCCTCGATCACGGTGATCAACGCCTGGAACCGGTTCGCCGTGACCTGCCGCATGGTGCCCGGCCACTACCGGCCCGGCGGGCACAGGTGA
- a CDS encoding PLP-dependent aminotransferase family protein, translated as MGKTWATLGVDLHVEPTGSGIRKGLTEALREAVRGGRLAPGTRLPSSRSLAADLGIARNTVAESYADLVAEGWLTARQGSGTRVAGRSVVRPAPQAAPPRREPAGPAYDLVPGRPDLASFPRTAWLKAARRALARAPHEALGYGDPRGRPELRTALAGYLSRARGVRADPERIVICSGFSDGLTLLGPILRRRGLRSVAVESYGLDTHWNLLHRSGLRTTPLPFDELGTDTRDMAGARAVLLTPAHQFPMGVPLHPDRRAAVVAWARRTGGLVLDDDYDGEFRYDRQPVGALQGLDPDHVVHLGTASKSLAPALRLGWLVLPPSLVDEVVSLKAEGGWSTGALDQLTLAEFITSGAYDRHVRSARLRYRRRRDALVAALATRAPEVRATGIAAGLHAVLRLPTGTEGPVVQAAAFQGLAVHGLAHHRHPDAPTAHQDALVVGYGTPPDHAWAGALDALCRALP; from the coding sequence ATGGGGAAAACGTGGGCCACTCTGGGAGTCGACCTTCATGTCGAGCCGACGGGGTCCGGCATTCGCAAGGGGTTGACGGAGGCGCTGCGCGAGGCCGTCCGCGGCGGCCGGCTCGCCCCCGGGACCCGTCTGCCGTCCTCCCGCTCGCTCGCCGCCGACCTCGGCATCGCCCGCAACACGGTCGCCGAGTCCTACGCCGACCTCGTCGCCGAGGGCTGGCTCACCGCACGCCAGGGCTCCGGCACACGCGTGGCGGGGCGGAGCGTCGTACGACCGGCGCCGCAGGCCGCCCCGCCCCGCCGTGAACCGGCCGGTCCCGCCTACGACCTCGTCCCCGGCCGGCCCGACCTCGCGTCCTTCCCGCGCACCGCCTGGCTCAAGGCCGCCCGCCGCGCCCTGGCCCGCGCTCCGCACGAGGCCCTCGGCTACGGCGATCCCCGCGGCCGCCCCGAACTGCGCACCGCCCTCGCGGGCTATCTCTCCCGTGCCCGGGGAGTGCGCGCCGACCCGGAGCGCATCGTGATCTGCTCCGGCTTCTCGGACGGCCTCACCCTGCTCGGCCCGATCCTGCGCCGGCGAGGGCTCCGCTCGGTCGCCGTGGAGTCGTACGGGCTGGACACGCACTGGAATCTCCTGCACCGGTCGGGCCTGCGCACGACCCCCCTGCCGTTCGACGAACTCGGCACCGACACAAGGGACATGGCCGGAGCGCGGGCCGTACTCCTCACCCCCGCCCACCAGTTCCCGATGGGCGTGCCGCTGCACCCGGACCGCCGGGCCGCCGTCGTCGCCTGGGCCCGCCGCACCGGCGGGCTCGTCCTGGACGACGACTACGACGGCGAGTTCCGCTACGACCGGCAGCCCGTCGGCGCGCTGCAAGGACTGGACCCCGACCACGTGGTCCATCTGGGCACCGCCAGCAAGTCGCTGGCCCCCGCGCTGCGCCTCGGCTGGCTGGTCCTGCCCCCGTCGCTCGTGGACGAGGTCGTCTCCCTGAAGGCGGAGGGCGGCTGGTCCACCGGGGCGCTCGACCAGCTGACCCTGGCGGAGTTCATCACCTCGGGCGCCTACGACCGCCACGTCCGCTCGGCCCGGCTGCGCTACCGCCGCCGCCGTGACGCCCTCGTCGCCGCCCTCGCCACCCGCGCCCCCGAGGTGCGTGCCACCGGTATCGCGGCCGGGCTGCACGCGGTGCTGCGGCTCCCGACCGGCACCGAGGGGCCGGTCGTGCAGGCCGCCGCCTTCCAGGGCCTGGCCGTCCACGGTCTCGCGCACCACCGTCACCCGGACGCGCCGACCGCGCACCAGGACGCCCTGGTCGTCGGTTACGGCACGCCGCCGGACCACGCCTGGGCGGGCGCCCTGGACGCACTGTGCCGGGCGCTTCCCTGA
- a CDS encoding glutathionylspermidine synthase family protein, with protein sequence MERRTTTPRPGWQQTVERQGLIYPLTRHPDDSLRPYWDESAYYVFSLPEVEALEEVVEELHAMCLTAAGHIVEHGRFADLGIDDPRVVAAVAEAWHRRGELPSVYGRFDLRYDGTGPAKLLEYNADTPTSLVEAASPQWFWMEDRFPGADQWNSLHERLVAAWRKQGALLPPGGPLYFAHSAEDELGEDLMTVAYLKETAEQAGLATDWISMEEIGWDPLSGRFVDNRLAFIRSCFKLYPWEWLTTDAFAGHVLDTLDNGGGTGSTLWIEPAWKMLLSNKALLAVLWELYPDHPNLLPAYLDGPRELARANGYVAKPLLGREGAGVTVHEPGAAPVVREEACCYQELAPLPDFDGNRVVLGAWVVGDEPAGLGIRESSGLITDEYARFLPHVIL encoded by the coding sequence ATGGAACGCCGCACCACCACCCCCCGTCCCGGCTGGCAGCAGACCGTCGAGCGGCAGGGGCTGATCTACCCGCTCACCCGTCACCCCGACGACTCCCTGCGCCCCTACTGGGACGAGAGCGCCTACTACGTCTTCTCGCTGCCCGAGGTCGAGGCGCTGGAGGAGGTCGTCGAGGAACTGCACGCCATGTGTCTGACGGCGGCCGGGCACATCGTCGAGCACGGACGGTTCGCCGACCTCGGCATCGACGACCCCCGGGTCGTGGCGGCCGTCGCCGAGGCCTGGCACCGGCGCGGCGAACTCCCCTCGGTCTACGGCCGCTTCGACCTCCGCTACGACGGAACGGGCCCCGCGAAACTCCTGGAGTACAACGCCGACACGCCGACCTCGCTGGTGGAGGCCGCGAGCCCCCAGTGGTTCTGGATGGAGGACCGCTTCCCCGGCGCCGACCAGTGGAACTCCCTCCACGAACGCCTCGTCGCGGCCTGGAGGAAGCAGGGCGCACTCCTGCCGCCGGGCGGCCCGCTCTACTTCGCGCACTCCGCCGAGGACGAACTCGGCGAGGACCTGATGACGGTCGCCTACCTGAAGGAGACCGCCGAGCAGGCGGGACTGGCCACGGACTGGATCTCCATGGAGGAGATCGGCTGGGACCCCCTGTCCGGCCGCTTCGTCGACAACCGGCTCGCGTTCATCCGGAGCTGCTTCAAGCTCTATCCCTGGGAGTGGCTCACCACCGACGCGTTCGCCGGCCACGTCCTGGACACCCTCGACAACGGCGGCGGCACCGGTTCGACCCTGTGGATCGAGCCCGCCTGGAAGATGCTCCTGTCCAACAAGGCGCTCCTCGCCGTCCTCTGGGAGCTCTACCCGGACCACCCGAACCTGCTCCCCGCGTACCTCGACGGCCCCCGCGAGCTCGCCCGCGCGAACGGCTACGTCGCCAAGCCCCTGCTCGGCCGCGAGGGCGCCGGGGTGACGGTCCACGAGCCCGGCGCCGCACCCGTCGTACGCGAAGAGGCCTGCTGCTACCAGGAGCTGGCGCCGCTCCCGGACTTCGACGGCAACCGTGTCGTCCTCGGCGCCTGGGTCGTCGGGGACGAGCCGGCGGGCCTCGGCATCCGGGAGTCCTCAGGCCTGATCACGGACGAGTACGCCCGCTTCCTGCCGCACGTGATCCTCTAG
- the rocD gene encoding ornithine--oxo-acid transaminase — protein MDARETTEAFIASAEAHSAHNYHPLPVVVATADGAWMTDVEGRRFLDMLAGYSALNFGHGNRRLIEAAKAQLDRVTLTSRAFHHDRFADFCRELAALCGMEMVLPMNTGAEAVETAVKTARKWGYRVRGVPAGMAKIVVAGNNFHGRTTTVISFSTDPEARADFGPYTPGFEIVPYGDLTALRAAVTENTVAVLLEPIQGEAGVLVPPAGYLPAVRELTRERNVLFVADEIQSGLGRTGRTFACEHEGVVPDMYVLGKALGGGVVPVSAVVSSAEVLGVFRPGEHGSTFGGNPLACAVALEVIAMLRSGEYQERAARLGERLHRELGRLKDSGHVTAVRGRGLWAGVDIAPAHGTGREVSERLLERGVLVKDTHGVTVRIAPPLVISEEDLDWGLAQLRAVLGA, from the coding sequence ATGGATGCCAGGGAGACGACGGAGGCGTTCATCGCCTCGGCCGAGGCGCACAGCGCGCACAACTACCACCCGCTGCCGGTCGTCGTGGCGACGGCGGACGGTGCCTGGATGACGGATGTCGAGGGGCGCCGCTTCCTCGACATGCTCGCCGGGTACTCGGCGCTGAACTTCGGCCACGGCAACCGGCGGCTGATCGAGGCGGCCAAGGCGCAGCTGGACCGGGTGACGCTGACGTCGCGCGCGTTCCACCACGACCGGTTCGCGGACTTCTGCCGGGAGCTGGCCGCGCTGTGCGGCATGGAGATGGTGCTGCCGATGAACACCGGCGCGGAGGCGGTGGAGACGGCGGTGAAGACGGCCCGAAAGTGGGGGTACCGGGTCAGGGGCGTCCCGGCCGGGATGGCGAAGATCGTGGTCGCGGGCAACAACTTCCACGGGCGTACGACGACGGTCATCAGCTTCTCGACGGACCCCGAGGCCCGGGCCGACTTCGGGCCGTACACACCGGGCTTCGAGATCGTGCCGTACGGGGACCTGACGGCCCTGCGGGCGGCGGTCACGGAGAACACGGTGGCGGTGCTGCTGGAGCCGATCCAGGGGGAGGCGGGAGTGCTGGTGCCGCCGGCCGGATATCTGCCGGCCGTGCGGGAGCTGACGCGGGAGCGGAACGTGCTGTTCGTCGCGGACGAGATCCAGTCGGGTCTCGGGCGCACCGGCCGTACGTTCGCGTGCGAGCACGAGGGCGTGGTGCCGGACATGTACGTCCTCGGGAAGGCGCTCGGCGGCGGGGTGGTGCCGGTGTCGGCGGTGGTGTCGAGCGCGGAGGTCCTCGGAGTGTTCCGGCCCGGGGAGCACGGGTCGACCTTCGGGGGGAACCCGCTGGCCTGCGCGGTGGCCCTGGAGGTGATCGCGATGCTGCGGTCGGGCGAGTACCAGGAGCGGGCGGCCCGGCTCGGCGAGCGTCTGCACCGCGAACTGGGCCGGCTGAAGGACTCCGGTCACGTCACGGCGGTGCGCGGGCGCGGTCTGTGGGCGGGCGTCGACATCGCCCCCGCGCACGGCACCGGCCGGGAGGTCTCGGAGCGGCTGTTGGAGCGGGGCGTCCTGGTCAAGGACACGCACGGCGTCACCGTCCGGATCGCCCCGCCGCTGGTCATCTCCGAGGAGGACCTGGACTGGGGTCTGGCCCAGCTCCGGGCCGTGCTCGGCGCGTAG